The Amycolatopsis coloradensis sequence GGTCGAGCCCGAGATGCGCGGGTTCGCCTACGAGGGCGCGGCGATGGCGTTCACCATCCTCGACGTGATGCCCGGCGGCCGGAAGCACCGCACGGCCGAACTGATGAGCGGCCCCGGCCTCCCGCACGTCTTCCTGACCTACATCGGCATCGGGTTCGCGATGGCCCGCCTGCCCCGGCCGCTGTGGAAGAAGGTGCTGCCGGAGCTCGACGGCGTCCCGTTCCACCCGACGATGAGCTGGCTGGCCGTCGACGGCTACGCCTTCGACCGTGCCTACTTCGACACGGACAAGTGGGTCGGTGAGCAGTTCGTGCCCAAGCCATACCCGTGGGCGGGCGCCCCCGCGTACTTCCCCCGCGCCTGCGACCAGGGCATCGGGCGGGCGTTGTGGTTCATCAACGGCGGTGATCCGGTGAAGGTCGCCGAGGCGGTGGACCGCTTCCCCGCCGGACGCCGCCCGGACCTGTGGAGCGGTGTCGGGCTGGCCTCGACCTTCGCGGGCGGCTGTGACCAGGCCGGGCTGGAGAGGCTGCGCGAGGCGGCGGGTGAACACCAGGACGAACTCGGTCTCGGCGTCGTCTTCGCGGTGAAGGCGAGGACGTTCTCGTCGTTCGTCCCCCCGCACACCCGCCTCGCCGCGCGGACGCTCGCCGGGCTGAGCATCGAGGAGGCCGTCGACCTGGCCGACTCGACCGAGGTCACCGAGGACGCCGCGGACGGGACGCCCGCGTACGAGCTGTGGCGGCAGAACATCCGGGACGGTCTCGCCCCGTCGGCGGGCCGCCTGGCCGCCTGAGGGCCCCTGGATGTCACGAAAGGGTCGTTCAAGACGTCCGGCGTCTTGAACGACCCTTTCGCGACACGCGGGTGAGGCTCAGGCCGCCTGCCTGACCGGCTGCGGCCGGTGCCGCAGATCGGGGAGCGCGAGCAGGACCGGCGGGTCGAACAGGCGCTTGGGGCGCACCCGCAGGTCCGCCAGCCGCGCGGTGACGCCCGGTTCGACGGTGATCGGCCCGTGGTGCCCGGTGAGCCCGGTGCCGCGGCGCGTGAGCGGCCCGGTCACGCAGTGCGCGACGAGGTGCCAGGTGCCTTCGGGGACGTCGGTCAGCTGATAGGGGCCGGGGACGTCGATGACCGTGTGCCGCACGGGCGCGCCCTCGGGGATACGGGTCGGGAAGAGGCCGACGAACACGAGACCAGGTGAGATCTCCGGCGGCGCGGACACGAAACCGCGGACGATCGCCGGCTTCGCGCCGGGCAGGGGCTCGCCCGCCAGTCGGTGCTGGAAACCACCCTGCCGGCGGTACGCGGAGGGAGAGAGGCCCACGCGGTTACTGAACCGCGTGCTGAAGGTGCCGACACCGTTGTAGCCGACGCGGTGGCTGATGTCGGCGACCGAGATCGAGGTCGTCAGCAGCAGGCGTTTGGCCTCGTCGAGCCGCAGCGCGGACAGGAACCGGCCGGGAGAGACGCCGGTGGCCTGCTGGAACACCCTGCTGAAATGGAATTTGCTGAAGGTCGCGGCGCGGGCGATGTCGTCGATAGTGAGCTCTTCGCCCAGTTTCTCGTGCATGGCCCCAATGGCTCGCTCCACGGCTCGCCGGACAGTCTCATCCATTGTGCCGTCCTTTCGCTCGAGGATTTCTGGGATGTTTGTGGTTTCGACACTACTGTTCGCGACCGCTACTCCTGAAGTGCTTGATTCATCGTCCGATATGAATTCATGTGCTCGGCGACATGAAAATTTCACGGTCGCCCGTACCTCGGCAGGCCCATGCGAAAACCACAGTCCGGCAATGGTGTGCGCACTGGATCCCCGCGCCGGGTGGCCGCAGAATTCCTGGTAGCGCATTCACGTCGGAACCACCCCGACCGTGTTGGCGTGGTGCGAAGAACGTATTCCCGCGACAACACAGAACCGGCTCTTGACCACGCACCCCTCGGTGGTCAAGGGCCGGTTTCCATTTCGCGGAACGGTGTGTGAGGATAGTATCGTCGGCTCGGGGGAGCGACGCGGGCGGAAAGGCAGATGGGGTCGATGATCAAGGTCCTGGTGGCCGAGGACATGCACATTGTCCGGGGGGCACTGGTCGCGCTGCTCGGCCTGGAAGCCGACATCGAGGTCGTCGCCGAATGCGCGAGCGGCGACGAGATCCTCCCGCTCGCCCAGTCCACGCGCCCCGACGTCGCGCTCATCGACATCGACCTGCCGGGCAAGGACGGTCTCACCGCGGCCGCCGAGCTGCATGAGCAGCTTCCCGGGGTTCGCACGCTGATCCTCACCTCGCTCGGCAGCCCCGGCACCCTGCGGCGGGCGCTGGCCGCGAAGGTCAACGGCTTCCTGCGCAAGGACGCGCCCGCCGACCGGCTCGCCAACGCGGTCCGCGGGGTCGCCGCCGGACGGCGCGTCGTCGACGGCGATCTGGCGCTCGCCGCCTGGGACAGCGAGGATTGCCCGCTCACCACCCGCGAGATCGAGGTGCTCCGGCTGGCGTCGGTCGGCTCCGACCCGACCGAGATCGCCGCCGAGTTGTTCCTGTCCGCCGGTACCGTGCGGAACTACCTGACGACGATCGTTTCGAAGCTCAGCGCCCGCAACCGGGTCGACGCGGTGCGGATCGCCAGGGAGTCCGGCTGGCTGTGACGCGGGGGCGCCTCACCTGGCCGGGACGGGCATCGTGGCGTGGGCGAGCTCCGCGGCGAACTCGCCGGGGGAAGCCGCTTCCGCGAGCAACCGGCGTTGCCGGGCCGCGCCGGTGCCGTGGTCGAACAGCGCTTCCAATCCTCGTTCGACGTCGTCCGCGTCGCCCGCGGCTCTGAGCGCCGGCCGGACGAACTCGACGAGGTCGCCGAGCAGATCACGCTGTTCGGCCTCCCTGCCGGTGAAGACGTCGACGCCCGGCCCGTCCAGCCCTCGGCGCGCGGCCGCCGTCAAGGCCGCGCCGATCCGGGCACCGCGGGCGCGAGGCGGTCTCGTCGTCGCCGCGCAGGTCGCGACCAGTCCGCGCACCAGCGCGGCGAGCAGCACCGCGTCGTCGACGGACAGGCAGACGTCGGCGATCCGCACCTCGACCGTGGGGTATCGAGGGGAAAGGCGGGCATAGAAGTACACCCCCGCCGCGTCGAGGGCGGCGCCGTGGCGCACGGCCTCCCCGATGCTCCGGTCGTACGCGGCCGCGCCGGACCATTCGTCGGGTGGTCGCGCCGACGGCCACCGGTCCCAGAGCGGGAAGCGCCTGCTCGACCATCCGGAGTCGATGCCGTTTTCGACCGGGGAGTTGACACTGAGCGCCAGCAACGGCGCGAGCCACGGCCGCAGCCCGGCGAGAACCCGTGCGCCGAGATCCCGCGACGGCAGACCGACGTGCACATGGCAGGCGCAGGTCCCCGCCTCGCGGATCAGGTCCGGGAACGCCTGTGCCATCCGCAGGTACCGGGGCTCGGGCGTGAGCGTGTCTCCCCGCAGGCCGCAGGGCGGGATGCCCGTCGCCACCATCAGGCAACCGTCGGCCCGCGCCGCCGTCGCGACGATCTGCCGCAGCCGCGTCAGTTCCGAGCGCACCTCGTCCAGGCCGCGGCAGACGCCGGTCGCGGTCTCGATCTGGAACCGCATCAGCTCACCGGTGACGTCCGGCCCAGGGGCGAGACCGGCGAGTAGTTCGGGGGCTCGCAACGCGACCGAGCCGTCCACCGGGTCGAGCAGGACGAACTCTTCTTCCATACCAAGGGTGAACATGGTTCCCCGTTCCGTGGTTTCGCCGATGTCACTGAATCTGCCCGCTCTGGCGCGGCGAGGAAAGGGCCGGTGTGCTGAACTTCGTTGCGGCGAAAGTGTTTCGGGGTCTCACTGACGGTCTAGGCTGGGTTCATGATCGATCTGTATCCCCCAGTCGAGCCGTATGACAAAGGACTGCTCGATGTAGGTGACGGCAACCTCGTCTATTGGGAGACCTGCGGGAATCCGGCCGGGAAGCCGGCGGTGATGCTGCACGGCGGCCCCGGGCAGGGCTGTACGCCGGGCATGCGGCGGATGTTCGACCCGGCCCGCTACCGCGTGGTGCTGTTCGATCAGCGCGGTTGCGGCCGCAGCACCCCGCACGCGAGCGACCCGGCGACCGACCTGCGGCACAACACGACGGATCATCTCGTCGCCGACATGGAACGGCTGCGGAAGCATCTGGGTATCGAACGCTGGCTCGTCACCGGAGGTTCGTGGGGCACGACGCTCGCGCTCGCCTACGCCGAACGGTTCCCTGAGCGGGTCACCGAGATCGTCGTCATCTCGATCAGCACGACACGGCCGTCCGAGATCGACTGGCTGTATCACGGCGTCGGCCGGTTCTTCCCCGAAGAATGGGCCCGCTTCCGCGGTGATCTCACCGGCGATCTGGTCGCCGCCTATGCCCGGCTCATGGAAGATCCCGACGCCCGGGTGCGGACCGAGGCCGCCCGCTCCTGGTGCGTCTGGGAGGACACCGTGCTGTCACTGGAACCCGGCGCGACCGTCCACAATGGCCCGATCGGCGAGTGGGAACTCGCGTTCGCGCGCCTCGTCACGCACTACTACTCCCACGCGGGCTGGCTGGAGCCCGGCGCGCTGATCCGCGACGCCGGTCTGTTGCGGGACATTCCCGGCGTGCTGATCCACGGCCGCCGGGACCTGAGCTGCCCGGTGGACACGGCCTGGGAACTCGCCCGCGCCTGGCCAGGAGCGGAGTTGCTGATCGACGACGACTCGGGACATCACTCGAGCGACGTGAAACGAACGTGGAAGCTGGCGGCGCTGGAGCGGTTCGCGGTCTGAGGGTACTGGGACGCGTTTGCCTTACCTCTCAAGAGGAAAGCAGGCGGTTCCGCACCTGCGCGAGCTGGGCATGGGTCGCTCCGCCCTTCAGCAAGTACGCGTGCACGCCTCCGTGACGGTCGTTCAGATGAGCCAGCGTCCGGAGGATCGTGTCACCGCTGCAACCATCCGTGCGTGCGTAATCCTCGGCGATCGAAGCGGGTGGAACGTCCGCGACGCTCAACGCGAGCGCCACGAGCACACCCGTCCGGTCGCGACCCGCGCCGCAATGCACCGCGAGCGGGCCGGGCGGTGCGTCACCCAGCTGAACGAAGACGCCGGTGATCCGGCGCCGGTTTTCGTCGAGCATGGTCCGGTAGGCGTCCGGCATGGTGGTGCCTTGCTCGGCCAATTCGGCGATCAGGGGAGTGTTGCGGTACACGGGATCGCCGGCGAACGGGCTGGGGCCCGACACGGTCTCCCGTGCCCACCGGAGGTCCAGTATGCGACCGATCCCCGCGCCGCGGACCGCGGCGATTCCGTCGTTCGTCAACCGGTCGTGGCTGTCCGATCGGAAAAGCGCGCCGAATCGGATCCGCCGGCCATCGGCCGAGGGCAGTCCGCCTACGTCGCGGCCGTTGAGGCAGCCATCCCAAACCAGCTTCATCACGCGACTCCAAGGTGAGTTGTCGTCGAGCTTAGACGGTTTCTCGCTGGGGTCGGCCTATGTCCTGAGGTACATGGTGTTGCGTCTTGGTGTGCCGGTGGGGTCGAGGTAGGTGGGTGGGGTGAAGNACGTCTGATTTGTCCGATTACCGAGCCTCCCCGCGCCGACAGGATGCGAAGCGCAATTCCTTTCGACAACAAGGAGAACCGCGTGAGCATCGGGCAAGAGGTCGGATCGTGGCGGGAACTGGGCCGCCATACGAGCACCGGCAGGCGGCGGCCACGATCGCGACGATCCTGGCGATGTCGACCGCGTTCGGCGCGGCGGTCGCCGGTCTGCTGGTCAACTTCGGTGGTCACGTCTGCGAGGTGGCTGTTGCGGCCTGAGTCCGGTCAGTTCCGGGAGCGCCTCGTGCGCACGCGCGGGGGCGCTTCCGGACAACGGCCGTCGCACCGGATGTGCGCCCAGACGATCTTCCCGCCCCGCACCGGCTCACGCGGTGTTCACTCCGCGTACGGCTGATCCGTGCCCTTCGCGCTGTAGCCGATGCTCCAGATATAGCCGTCCAGGTCCGCGAAGGTGCCGCCGTACCCGCCCCACGGCAAGGCGCCTGCGGGTTTCAGGATCGTGGCGCCGGCCTTCTCCGCCTCCGCGACGACCTCGTCGACGCGGGTTTCGCTGCGGACGACGTAGGTGAGGACCAGCCCGCTGAACCCGCTGCCTTCGGGGCTCGTGCCCACCTGACCGGCCAGTCCTTCGCGGCCGTAGAAGCCGACCCGCGAGCCGCCGTCCGGTTCGAAGAACACCGAGACGCCGTAGTCGTCCTTGATCTTCCAGCCGAGCCCCTCCGTGTAGAACGCCTTGGACCTGGCCAGGTCCTGGACACCGAGGAGGATCGAGCTGACGTGCGCTTTCATGATGTTCTCCTGTGGACTCGAAAGGTGGTCGGACCGGCGATGTCACATCGGGACGGGCTCACCGGTCATTCGATGTGACAGACCCGGACGGAGGAATGTGACAGATGGCCGAGCACGATTGGGTGAGCGAGCGGTTCGCCGAGCACCAAAGCCGCTTGCGGGCGGTGGCCTACCGGATCCTCGGCTCACCCGGGGAGGCCGAGGACGCGGTGCAGGAGGCGTGGCTGCGGGTCAGCCGCGCGAACACCGACGAGATCGAGAATCCGGCGGGCTGGCTGACCACGGTCGTCGCCAGGGTGTGTCTGAACATGCTGGAATCCCGCCGCGCCAGGCGGGAGGAGTCCGCCGGGGCGCTGCCGCCCGAGCCCGCTGTGCCGGACACCGGCCAGGAAGACCCGGAGGACGAGGCGTTGCTGGCCGACTCGGTCGGTGTCGCGCTGATGGTGGTGCTGGACAAGCTGACCCCCGCCGAGCGGCTCGCGTTCGTCCTGCACGACGTGTTCGCCGTGTCGTTCGGCGAGATCGGCACCGTCCTGGGCCGTTCCCCGGCCGCGTCCCGGCAGCTCGCCAGCCGGGCGCGGCGCCGGGTGCAGACCGCCTCCGACGAGACCGACGCCGCGCGATCCCCGAAGCGGGAGGTCATCGCCGCCTTCCTGGCCGCGGCCCGGAACGGGGATTTCGAAGCCCTGCTCGAACTGCTCGACCCGGACGCCGTGGTCGGCGAGGTCCGCGGCGGCCAGGCGGTGGCGGCCTTCTTCTCCGGACGCGCCGAGGCGGCCCGGCTCGCCCTGGTCGACGGCGTTCCGTCGGCCGTTTGGTCGCATCGCGGCGAGGCGAAGGCCGTCTTCACGTTCGGCTTCGGCAACGGGAAGATCACCCGGATCGACATCGACACCGACCCGGAGCGCCTCCGGGGCCTCGACATCGCCTTTCTCAGCGCCAAAGTCAGCGAAGTCTGACGGCATGGACCTCCGGTTCTCCTCCTGCACGCTCGCCGTCCACGATCTCGACGGCGCGCTTGGCTTCTACCGTGACGTGCTCGGCTTCACCCTGTGGAACGACGGACCGGTGAGTGTCGGTCCGCCTTCGCAGCCGGACGTGCGGATCATCCTCGAACCACCCGGCGCCGACCGTGGTGTCTCACCGGCGGACCGGTCCGCGATCGAAGACCTGATGTCCAAAGCCTTGCTGAGCCGTCTCGTCTTCGCGACCGACGACTGCGACGGCACTTTCGAGCGCATCGAGGCCGCGGGCGCGGAAGTGATTCAGGAACCGATCGACCGCCCCGGCGGAGTCCGCGACTGTGCCTTCCTCGACCCCTCCGGCAACATGCTGCGCTTCATCCAGCGGAGGGAAACTTGACGTCCTCGGGCGTCTTGTCCGCCCGCAGTCCTCGCCAGGTCGTGTGCCGCAGACGGCCGTCCGGGGTCCAGTTCCGGTGCACGACCTCCCCGACGAGTTCGGGCTCCACCCAGTGCACCCGCCGTGCCCGGTCGCGGGGGACCTCCGAAGCGAACGGTGGCTTCTTCCGTTCCAGCGGGGTGAGCCGGGCGTGCAGGTCTTCGAGGACCTTGTCGCTGAATCCGGTCCCGACGTCGCCGATGTACCGAAGGCCGCCGGAGTCGTCGTGCGCGCCCAGCAGCAGCGCGCCGAGTGTTCCCGAGCGCCGTCCGTCGCCGGGGCGCCAGCCGCCGATCACGACCTCTTGGGTGTGCCACAGCGCCCGTTTGATCCACTGCCGCGTCCGCTTGGCGGGGTAGTACCGGCTGTCGAGCTTCTTCGCGATCAGCCCTTCTAGTCCGTGTTGCCGGACGACTTCGAGCAACTGATCGGGGGAGATGTCGCCGTCGGTGTACCCCGGCGGGACGGCGATGCGGCCGCCTGCGCCCAGGGACGTCAGCATCTCGCGCCGGGCTTCGTACGGCTCGTCGAGCAGGACGTCTCCATCGAGGAACAGCACGTCGAAGGCGAAGAAGTGCACTGGGCTGCGTTCCAGCAGCGACTCGTCCGGAGTGCGCAGATGCCGCGTTTGCAGCAGCGGGAAGCTGGGCCGTCCCTGGTCGTCGAGGACGACGATCTCGCCGTCGAGGACGGCCTCGCGGCCGCTGAGCGCCTCAGCGGTCACGTCCGGGTACGTCGCCGTGACGTCGAGGCCGCGGCGGCTGGTCAGGCGCGTCTCGCCGTCCCGCGCGACACGCAGGCAGCAGCGGTAGCCGTCCCATTTGTATTCGTAGCCCCATCCGCCGGTGGGCAGGTCACCGTCGGTCGCCAGCATCGGGGCGATCGCGTCCGGCACGGTGCTCATGCCTCACGGTACCCCGGAAACCCCGCCGGTGATCTATCGTCGAAGGGTGCCTGAGGAGCGGATAACGGTCGAGGTCGAGGGGCGGCGGCTGGGCCTGTCCAATCTGGACAAGGTGCTCTACCCCGCGCACGGTTTCACCAAACGCGAGGTCCTCGACTACTACCGCCGGATAGCCCCCGTCATGCTCCCCCATCTGCGCGACCGCGCAGCCACGTTCCGCCGGTTCCCCGACGGTGTCGACGGCGAACCGTTCTACGAGAAGAACGTTTCCCGGCACGCCCCCGACTGGGTGCGCACGGCGCGGCTCACCAACCGCGGCCGCCGGGGCGGGGACGAGACGCTCGACTACCCGGTCGTCGGCGACCTGCCGACCCTGATGTGGGCGGCCAATCTCGCCGCGCTGGAACTGCACATTCCACAGTGGATGGTCGGCCCCCGCGGCGCGCGGAAATCGCCTGATCTGCTGGTGTTCGACCTCGATCCCGGGCCGCCCGCGGACGTCGTCGACTGCTGCCGGGTGGCCGAGACCCTCAGCGACCTGCTCATCGGAGACGGTCTCACGGTGTACGCGAAGACGAGCGGCAACAAGGGAATGCAGCTGTACTGCCCGGTGCGCACGCGGTCCGACGAACGCACCTCCGAGTACGCCAAGGCCGTCGCGGAGGAACTAGCGCGCCGCTCACCGGAAACCGTGGTCGCCAGGATGACGAAGGCCATCCGCCCCGGTCGCGTGTTCATCGACTGGAGCCAGAACAACACCGCCAAGACCACCATCGCGCCGTACTCGCTGCGGGGCCGTGCCATCCCGACCGTCTCCACGCCGGTGACCTGGGAGGAGGTCGAAGCCTGCCGCAAGGCCGAGGACCTGCTGTTCACCGCCGAGCAGGTGCTTGAGCGCGTGGAGGAGATGGGTGACCTGTTCGGCGACATCGCCGAGCATCGGGCGGCCGTCCCCCAACGGTGACCGGTGTCATGTTTGAACCGTGGCCGACGGGAAACTCCCAGTTCAGAGGAGTGACCCCGAATGAACGAAACAGTCAAAGACCCCGAAGACCTCTCATGCCGGGCCCTGGCCATGCTGCGAGCCGTGGCTCAGGGCCGGGCTGAAATCACCATCAGCCTGGAACCGGACCTCTATGTCGACGGCCTGCCGTGCAGCGACCAGAGC is a genomic window containing:
- a CDS encoding DUF1702 family protein, giving the protein MSSLLGALRKVLFAPSLASVGFEGRGFGVPPTPATARLESIPQSVVCGFEWGIDAPALWEAERRLDMVEPEMRGFAYEGAAMAFTILDVMPGGRKHRTAELMSGPGLPHVFLTYIGIGFAMARLPRPLWKKVLPELDGVPFHPTMSWLAVDGYAFDRAYFDTDKWVGEQFVPKPYPWAGAPAYFPRACDQGIGRALWFINGGDPVKVAEAVDRFPAGRRPDLWSGVGLASTFAGGCDQAGLERLREAAGEHQDELGLGVVFAVKARTFSSFVPPHTRLAARTLAGLSIEEAVDLADSTEVTEDAADGTPAYELWRQNIRDGLAPSAGRLAA
- a CDS encoding helix-turn-helix transcriptional regulator, with amino-acid sequence MHEKLGEELTIDDIARAATFSKFHFSRVFQQATGVSPGRFLSALRLDEAKRLLLTTSISVADISHRVGYNGVGTFSTRFSNRVGLSPSAYRRQGGFQHRLAGEPLPGAKPAIVRGFVSAPPEISPGLVFVGLFPTRIPEGAPVRHTVIDVPGPYQLTDVPEGTWHLVAHCVTGPLTRRGTGLTGHHGPITVEPGVTARLADLRVRPKRLFDPPVLLALPDLRHRPQPVRQAA
- a CDS encoding response regulator transcription factor, which encodes MIKVLVAEDMHIVRGALVALLGLEADIEVVAECASGDEILPLAQSTRPDVALIDIDLPGKDGLTAAAELHEQLPGVRTLILTSLGSPGTLRRALAAKVNGFLRKDAPADRLANAVRGVAAGRRVVDGDLALAAWDSEDCPLTTREIEVLRLASVGSDPTEIAAELFLSAGTVRNYLTTIVSKLSARNRVDAVRIARESGWL
- a CDS encoding glutamate--cysteine ligase; this translates as MFTLGMEEEFVLLDPVDGSVALRAPELLAGLAPGPDVTGELMRFQIETATGVCRGLDEVRSELTRLRQIVATAARADGCLMVATGIPPCGLRGDTLTPEPRYLRMAQAFPDLIREAGTCACHVHVGLPSRDLGARVLAGLRPWLAPLLALSVNSPVENGIDSGWSSRRFPLWDRWPSARPPDEWSGAAAYDRSIGEAVRHGAALDAAGVYFYARLSPRYPTVEVRIADVCLSVDDAVLLAALVRGLVATCAATTRPPRARGARIGAALTAAARRGLDGPGVDVFTGREAEQRDLLGDLVEFVRPALRAAGDADDVERGLEALFDHGTGAARQRRLLAEAASPGEFAAELAHATMPVPAR
- the pip gene encoding prolyl aminopeptidase, giving the protein MIDLYPPVEPYDKGLLDVGDGNLVYWETCGNPAGKPAVMLHGGPGQGCTPGMRRMFDPARYRVVLFDQRGCGRSTPHASDPATDLRHNTTDHLVADMERLRKHLGIERWLVTGGSWGTTLALAYAERFPERVTEIVVISISTTRPSEIDWLYHGVGRFFPEEWARFRGDLTGDLVAAYARLMEDPDARVRTEAARSWCVWEDTVLSLEPGATVHNGPIGEWELAFARLVTHYYSHAGWLEPGALIRDAGLLRDIPGVLIHGRRDLSCPVDTAWELARAWPGAELLIDDDSGHHSSDVKRTWKLAALERFAV
- a CDS encoding tyrosine-protein phosphatase: MKLVWDGCLNGRDVGGLPSADGRRIRFGALFRSDSHDRLTNDGIAAVRGAGIGRILDLRWARETVSGPSPFAGDPVYRNTPLIAELAEQGTTMPDAYRTMLDENRRRITGVFVQLGDAPPGPLAVHCGAGRDRTGVLVALALSVADVPPASIAEDYARTDGCSGDTILRTLAHLNDRHGGVHAYLLKGGATHAQLAQVRNRLLSS
- a CDS encoding VOC family protein — its product is MKAHVSSILLGVQDLARSKAFYTEGLGWKIKDDYGVSVFFEPDGGSRVGFYGREGLAGQVGTSPEGSGFSGLVLTYVVRSETRVDEVVAEAEKAGATILKPAGALPWGGYGGTFADLDGYIWSIGYSAKGTDQPYAE
- a CDS encoding sigma-70 family RNA polymerase sigma factor, translated to MAEHDWVSERFAEHQSRLRAVAYRILGSPGEAEDAVQEAWLRVSRANTDEIENPAGWLTTVVARVCLNMLESRRARREESAGALPPEPAVPDTGQEDPEDEALLADSVGVALMVVLDKLTPAERLAFVLHDVFAVSFGEIGTVLGRSPAASRQLASRARRRVQTASDETDAARSPKREVIAAFLAAARNGDFEALLELLDPDAVVGEVRGGQAVAAFFSGRAEAARLALVDGVPSAVWSHRGEAKAVFTFGFGNGKITRIDIDTDPERLRGLDIAFLSAKVSEV
- a CDS encoding VOC family protein, encoding MDLRFSSCTLAVHDLDGALGFYRDVLGFTLWNDGPVSVGPPSQPDVRIILEPPGADRGVSPADRSAIEDLMSKALLSRLVFATDDCDGTFERIEAAGAEVIQEPIDRPGGVRDCAFLDPSGNMLRFIQRRET
- the ligD gene encoding non-homologous end-joining DNA ligase: MSTVPDAIAPMLATDGDLPTGGWGYEYKWDGYRCCLRVARDGETRLTSRRGLDVTATYPDVTAEALSGREAVLDGEIVVLDDQGRPSFPLLQTRHLRTPDESLLERSPVHFFAFDVLFLDGDVLLDEPYEARREMLTSLGAGGRIAVPPGYTDGDISPDQLLEVVRQHGLEGLIAKKLDSRYYPAKRTRQWIKRALWHTQEVVIGGWRPGDGRRSGTLGALLLGAHDDSGGLRYIGDVGTGFSDKVLEDLHARLTPLERKKPPFASEVPRDRARRVHWVEPELVGEVVHRNWTPDGRLRHTTWRGLRADKTPEDVKFPSAG
- the ligD gene encoding non-homologous end-joining DNA ligase, whose protein sequence is MPEERITVEVEGRRLGLSNLDKVLYPAHGFTKREVLDYYRRIAPVMLPHLRDRAATFRRFPDGVDGEPFYEKNVSRHAPDWVRTARLTNRGRRGGDETLDYPVVGDLPTLMWAANLAALELHIPQWMVGPRGARKSPDLLVFDLDPGPPADVVDCCRVAETLSDLLIGDGLTVYAKTSGNKGMQLYCPVRTRSDERTSEYAKAVAEELARRSPETVVARMTKAIRPGRVFIDWSQNNTAKTTIAPYSLRGRAIPTVSTPVTWEEVEACRKAEDLLFTAEQVLERVEEMGDLFGDIAEHRAAVPQR